The DNA window CGACTGTATTCCTTTGCCCAGATTGGCCGGTTACACCAGAAATAGCGACACAAGTCGACTTGAGTCAGTAAATGGAAAGCACccgatgtagttgatacgaattttcaatGTTAGAATCTTGAATAATTGAGGTAGTGacactgatatatatatacactggaTTGGATATTACCGTATACTCTACGTGTAAGCTCGCGTGTCCAATTGAACACTTGAATTTCCGCCATCTTGTACAGAAAGTTGTCACAGAATGCGCGCTAGATTTGAACTGCGTAAAATATGCTATTTAAATCTAACGATATATTCGTCacacaaaaaagtttttgacgAGTAAAATAATGTTTGATACATTAAATGGAgaacaaatcattttttcgaaagtatattattatttacaattatatgaTGTAAAAGATCATTAAATAATATGACGAAAAACTTGTATTTAAgcgtgatttttctttatgttCAAAAGAAGTCCTCAATTCTAAGAAGTTTCCGTCCATTATCCTTTATCCGATGGTGGGCTGAATTCCATAcggattattcaaaaatttgtataacacTAATTCAACCGTTAGGGAATCCATTTACCATCCATTGGCATCAAAGTGGAGCTTAagacatgtaaaaaaaagttttgaattaaattatatcgaattgggtgagtaaaaactttattcaaaaatatggagAATAAAACATTCCTTGCAAATGTTAAGGGATTTTTATAGAGTAGCGTGCGATAAACCACAACCGTAATATAATTAGTAGTATCAATCCACAATCCATTCACACGAAGAAAAAGTTACAAGCAcaatcaaaagaaaataaaaaagatataCATATCTGAGCATGCAAATCAGGTACAAATGTGTAGGTGACATATTGGATCTCGTCAGGGGATATAAATGGTTACTGATTGGCCCATACGAGTTGCCGATTTGTGTAATGCCGTATATTCAATCCTGTTTGTCGCAAAGTAGCAATCTTGGTTAAAGCAAACATTCGTAATTCGATATACTCTTTGATGACAGATTTTGTGAGTTGATATACGTGATTAGAAAGCTCATCTGGCGCATCGTCGAAAATGTGAGCATCTAGCTCActgaatattaaattttccaaCGGATTCTGTAAAAGACTTTTTAAAATCTGCAAACACAAAATACCTGGAAACTGAGGCTCTACTGGAGGGAGACCTTGATTGCAATTTACAGCATGCCTGAACATTTTATCAGCAACAGAAGCAATGTTGATCACTGATTCGCTCGGTACGGCAAGGCGGAACACATCTTTCACGGGAAATCTACACAtcgaattataatttaatccCTGAGTCAATAATAcccgagttttcaatttcaattataataagatCGGttcataattcaaatattgtgaatttttactgaCACGATTCGTACGTTATAATACTCGTTAAATATAATTAGTAAATACTTCGTATGCTGACATAACCTCTGCAAGTTATCATTTGCAGAACGCTTCAGCGTTGTATACTCACTTGTGAAATGATCGCCCACAATATTTTGATTGCTTTGTTTTGCAAAAAACGCAGGTACTCATTGTTACCTCAATAATTGTTACTGTAATTTTCCAACACAATCgattatatacacatgcatatatcacgtatatatttatatatatctgAAGTGACAAGAATCTGTACAAAATGGCTACCGTTCAATTGGCGTGACGGCACCACGCTTAAATCCAAtccagtgtatatatatatcagtggGTAGTGACTCCGAAAAGTTTAGGAAGCGTTTGTTATTGGGTTGGAAAATTCATTCTTCAAATAgcggtcggaatttaatacttatgttgtttaaaaattcaaacgtacacattttttgTAGGCTAGCCtcctgcatcgcagacaaaaatatcactacaaatatcgctgcgggaagatttcgctaaccaatgagattgaattatttggcgcatgcgcaattgattttcaagtttcaggAGATTGACCCGGTATACCACTGATCTCTACTAGTGATCTGTTAGGACGTCACATAGGGGAAAACCTGATCGAAAAACTGTTGCTGGTGCTGCTACATCGGCGATCACGACAAACACTACAATGATATGCCAAATCGAGATACGAAGAATTGTATTATTTGGTCAAGATTTGTCAGTCGGGTACTGAGAGAAAGACCAATTGTGGATCAGAGcagtttaatttttcgatatccTTTATAATCCGGCAGTGTGCTTTGACAATGATTTGTCAGAAGTTATTATTGACGGTTTTCCTTGTACACAATGTGTACGCCTTTATTAATCCGTATCCAAAACTGGCCAGTTACCCGTTGAAAGAAGGAGATGATGCCGGCGAACCGTTGTTTCTAACGCCTCTAATAGAAGCCGGGAAAATTGACGAGGCCAGAAAATTAGCAACAGTTCGGCATGATGAAATGTTCGACGTTCCGAGCTACTCCGGGTATTTTACTGTCAATAAGGAGTACCAATCAAATACCTTCTTTTGGTTCTTCCCGTCGCAGGTAAAATTTTGACTGTGTACAGtcgacttgttttttttttgaccaaaccGTACGAATTCGAGAATGAATGATCCTTCAGAATGCGCCCACTATCTGAAACAAAACGTAAagaagccaaaaaaaaaactatacaaAAAAATCTTCCGAAAAGTTATTTTGCGACAATGGTAGCAAATACAATTGAAACAATTCTGGTGTTTTTGGATCTGAGATTGcctgaaaaaattggaattaaaattttgttagTACGGTGTCACAGATATTCTTCAACAGTTATTTTTGTACATCATAAATGTGCTATTATGTAAGATATCTTGAATTTCTGTCACAAAATTTATGGGTGCTTGGAAGCCAGCAAAATGAACCCAAAACTTTAGAAATAGATCGAGAATAccaaattttaatcatttcgAATGTTGTAATTCTAAAATTCTGAAATCTGTTCTCAAATTGTTAATACACCAGCTAGTGTTACTCGAATTTGTTCTGTAGATTTATCTTTATCACATAGCAGGGATGTCCTTTCATCTGCTTCTTATAAATTCATCCATAAAATTGTTACAAGGTCAAAATTAGGAATGTTTAGACAAGGAcgtagttttgaaaaaaaattattatttcgctacttcaaaattgtttgaaattcagtaaactgTAATATAGCAAAAGAAAGATATTTCTTAAATTCAAATCCGGCAAAGTAATTCTTCCATTAAGTGCAAAATGcaaaaccaaaaaatcaaattatgtCAGCATCACTCCAGCCTCATATATTATTAGATGTATTTTCCATCTGTTCAACCTACTTTATTAGACTATAATGCTTCGTAATTCCATTACATGTTTTCATACAGTGATGacaaaattgttatttcatgttttaatatatttatctGTGCTTTCTTATCACAATCCCTTATCACATACTGGGTGTATTTTAAGTCATAATTATACTTCGACTCATTTCTGATATGCAAGGGTAATTCTATCGAGTATAGGACAGTATCTCAGAGTAAAAGTTCTGATGCGTTTGGAATTGAATGTATATTATAGGATATATCAGACTCAAAATATATAAAGTTACAGACTTTGAGTAATTTTACTGTTGAGCAACACATTGCACTAAACTAGATATTTTGTGGTTCGAGATACTCACATCAATGTAACCGAACATTAAGAATAATCATCTTTTGCTATTTTAGAACGACTGATGGAACTGAGCCCgcaaaatatgagtatgtttTGCTTTATCATGGCTTTACCGAATTCCAGACAATCATAAAGTTACgaaacaacgatttttttcgcacATGCATCAGTATAATAACATCACCAACTTCAATCTTATCTGTTTTCTAATAAGGGACCAATCctcttgaatttttgttgataTAAATGGCTTGTAAAGATGATTCATGTCATTATCAATGTAATTTGAGGCAATTGCGATCGATTTAATATTGTAAACTGATTGCTCTACAAAATATTACTTGTTTGACTACGGAAAAATTTCCTTTAGGCTCCGAAAAATGTGGAATTTTCTAATAAAGATTTTGGATTACTCAGCCAACAATTTGCTTATTCAAAATTCAGTCTGAATGAAAAGTGAATTTAAAACTCAGGAAAGTGTGAATCTTAACAACAGTAGAACTTCACCTTATCATTCTTCTCGAAGTAACAGTTGCTGATCAAGCTCTCTATTATAGGTCAACCCAAAATCTGCTCCAGTAGTGTTATGGCTGCAGGGTGGTCCAGGAGCAACATCACTGTTTGGTTTGTTCACGGAAAACGGTCCGTTCCAAGTGACGAGTAACAAGACTTTGGCGCTACGCAAATATTCGTGGACAAAAGCGCACAGCGTATTGTACATCGACAATCCTGTTGGGACAGGTTACAGTTTCACGAAGAATGACAAAGGATACGCGACAAATGAGACTCACGTTGGCAGAGATGTTCACACAGCGCTGGTCCAGTTTTTCACCTTATTCCCCGAGTTGCAAGAGAATGATTTCTTCGTTACAGGAGAATCCTATGGAGGAAAATACGTCCCAGCAGTTTCGCATGCCATAAAAGACTTCAATATCAAGGCAAAACTGAAGATAAACCTGAAGGGATTGGCCATCGGGAACGGCCTCACTGATCCAGAGAACCAGCTAGTCTATGGAGATTACTTGTACCAGATTGGACTGATTGATTCGCACGGCAGGGATTTGTTCCACCAGCTTGAGGACAAAGGGCGCAAATTGATTCAGGCCAAGAAGTTCGACGAAGCTTTCGACGTATTTGATCAGCTGCTGAACGGTGACCTGCATGGCGGTTCCTTGTTTCACAATCTGACCGGCTTCGACTTCTACTTCAACTACTTGCACATCGCAGATAGCAAGGAATCCGACTGGATGTCGGAATGGGTGCAACGAGTCGACGTTCGTCGAGCCATTCATGTGGGGAACAATTCTTTTCACACGGAGGATAAGACAGTCGAAATACACTTGAAAAGCGATGTAATGCAGTCATTAGCAGTACTCATAGCGGACTTGACACAACACTATCGCGTTTTGCTCTACAATGGGCAATTGGACATCATAGTTGCTTATCCGACGACCGAAAATTACCTCAAGAATCTTAATTGGCCCGGTGCTGAGGTATACAAAAAGGCTGTCAGGAAGCAGTGGTGGGTGGGCAAGGAACTCGCTGGATATTCAAAAACTGCTGGGAGTTTAACTGAAGTTCTGGTTCGTAATGCCGGTCATATGGTTCCATCCGATCAGCCTCGTTGGGCCCTTGATTTGATCACTAGATTTATCAGAAACAAATCATTCTAAATCTTAAATATCTCAGCATCCTAATATATAGTGGAGCGGCAATATAAGCCTTATCATTAGAAGCCCCTGATATTTCCCCACCATGTGCATCACCGGTCTTCTCTCATCGACGTGGTTGAAACAGCTAGTGTAACTGCTATAGCATTGCTGTGGTGGGAGCTCGCTCGAGACCGCACTAGCCGTGCAACAGCAAGGAGTAGGGATGACTATTACAGTCCTGTCACAGTCCCAACAGCAAGAATATAATGATGCTCCACCGGACTCTGAGATTTTGGATGGGAGACAGGATTGATAGCGATCAATTGTTGTGAGCAAACATTGACAAAATGATTCTACTCGCTTTTGTAGTCTTTTTTTCAGTGTGTAGAAGCcgaaggatattttttttttttatataagcATTTGAAACCCATATAAGAGTTTATATCTGCATACATTGATTCAGTTTACAATAGTTTTACAATGGTTGGTGTAGTTGTTTTACATATTTGTACTGAGGTATGCCAGTTCATACTTTTAGGTTACATTTACTTCGAAAGCACTGGATATAGCTTCAAGCTCTTAAGTTTGGTTCACAAATTAACGATTCAATATTCAATGGCGGGCGTAAGTTACACTTTGATAGATTGCTCTAAAATTATGTTTTTTGTTGGTCTAGCAATACGCATTGCCATAGTACACGATTAatgttttgttcaaattcGCCACAATCGCATGTCGGGTTGTCTATAACATTTATGTGAAAAAGAAAGGCACCTAGGTGGTAGTGATGCGCTCTGCAATGATTTATCGTGATTACACATTCTCTTTAAAGGTCTTTGTTGTGGAACCAAGGTTTACAATTTTCACGAAAGTAGTGTGTGAAGTATTGTGTATCTTTAGTTTGACCTtgtttttttataactttatTTGTTTGTGTATaagcatttttatttgaagGTTTCAAAGAGGTAGGTGTGGGGAATTTGTGAGAAATTTACAAGTGTTTTGTTTGTTGCAGTTTTAGCTAGTGTGTCAacgttttaatttccttcgCTTCCGATGTGAGAAggaatccaaaaaaatttaacgttttGTGGGCGTTTTGAGAAACAAATAAGTTGTATTTATACTTGATTTTGAACAT is part of the Neodiprion virginianus isolate iyNeoVirg1 chromosome 5, iyNeoVirg1.1, whole genome shotgun sequence genome and encodes:
- the LOC124306354 gene encoding venom serine carboxypeptidase; this encodes MICQKLLLTVFLVHNVYAFINPYPKLASYPLKEGDDAGEPLFLTPLIEAGKIDEARKLATVRHDEMFDVPSYSGYFTVNKEYQSNTFFWFFPSQVNPKSAPVVLWLQGGPGATSLFGLFTENGPFQVTSNKTLALRKYSWTKAHSVLYIDNPVGTGYSFTKNDKGYATNETHVGRDVHTALVQFFTLFPELQENDFFVTGESYGGKYVPAVSHAIKDFNIKAKLKINLKGLAIGNGLTDPENQLVYGDYLYQIGLIDSHGRDLFHQLEDKGRKLIQAKKFDEAFDVFDQLLNGDLHGGSLFHNLTGFDFYFNYLHIADSKESDWMSEWVQRVDVRRAIHVGNNSFHTEDKTVEIHLKSDVMQSLAVLIADLTQHYRVLLYNGQLDIIVAYPTTENYLKNLNWPGAEVYKKAVRKQWWVGKELAGYSKTAGSLTEVLVRNAGHMVPSDQPRWALDLITRFIRNKSF